The Seleniivibrio woodruffii genome window below encodes:
- a CDS encoding flagellar basal body P-ring protein FlgI encodes MKRFILVLLAVLFAQNAHSLVKVRDITNVEGIRDNQLIGYGLVVGLNGTGDKSGSSFTIQSLANMMERMGVSVSKDSMKVKNVAAVMVTARLMPFARTGSRMDVIVSSVGDSKSLEGGTLLMTPLSASNGTVYAVAQGAISVGGMNVSSSGAGAVKNHPTVGTIPNGAIIEQEVQFEMDRKNIVLNFKENNLANLVKARNAINTAAGTAVADISSPSTITITVPEAQKANYFAFMDKVLNTEIEPADLARVIIDERTGTIVMGADVRINTVAVSHGGLTITIKSTIETEQEKKTEQTAIGVKEENAQLMIIPEALSISDLVKALNSVGVTPRDMISILQAIKAAGALHGELQVI; translated from the coding sequence ATGAAAAGATTTATACTGGTGCTTCTTGCGGTTCTGTTTGCGCAGAATGCACACTCGCTGGTGAAAGTGCGGGATATAACCAACGTTGAGGGCATAAGGGACAACCAGCTCATAGGCTACGGTCTCGTGGTGGGGCTGAACGGAACGGGCGACAAGAGCGGCAGTTCATTTACGATCCAGTCACTTGCTAACATGATGGAGCGCATGGGTGTTTCCGTGTCCAAAGACTCGATGAAGGTTAAGAACGTTGCGGCGGTGATGGTCACCGCCAGACTGATGCCCTTCGCAAGGACGGGTTCAAGGATGGATGTGATAGTATCCTCCGTTGGCGATTCCAAAAGCCTTGAGGGCGGCACACTGCTGATGACCCCCCTCAGCGCATCAAACGGCACGGTATACGCAGTGGCTCAGGGGGCTATATCCGTCGGCGGAATGAACGTTTCCTCTTCGGGTGCAGGTGCGGTCAAAAACCATCCCACTGTGGGCACAATACCCAACGGAGCCATAATTGAGCAGGAGGTTCAGTTCGAAATGGACAGAAAGAACATTGTGCTCAACTTTAAAGAGAACAATCTGGCGAATCTGGTGAAGGCCAGAAACGCCATTAACACCGCCGCAGGAACGGCCGTTGCAGACATATCATCCCCCTCGACAATAACCATAACCGTTCCCGAAGCTCAGAAAGCCAACTATTTTGCCTTTATGGACAAGGTGTTGAATACAGAGATTGAGCCTGCCGACCTTGCACGAGTAATCATAGACGAAAGGACGGGAACCATAGTAATGGGTGCGGACGTGCGCATAAACACGGTTGCGGTATCCCACGGCGGCCTCACCATCACAATAAAATCCACAATTGAAACGGAACAGGAGAAGAAGACCGAACAGACCGCAATCGGGGTTAAAGAGGAGAATGCACAGCTTATGATAATTCCCGAAGCCCTCAGCATCAGCGATCTGGTGAAGGCGCTCAACTCTGTGGGAGTCACCCCCAGAGACATGATCTCCATACTTCAGGCTATCAAGGCCGCAGGAGCACTTCACGGGGAACTGCAGGTGATATAA
- a CDS encoding DUF3015 family protein: MKKILTLTAAALFVANFAYADNVGCGLGTQIITEKDTVLMQVFAVTTNGTSGNQTFGITSGTLGCKKPAKFASSEKVNIFVQSNMDSLAFDIAKGQGETLDTLASLMGVEDTTAFGQKLQAKFDSIYSSADVEYADVVDAIYAEI; this comes from the coding sequence ATGAAAAAAATATTAACCCTTACTGCTGCGGCTCTTTTTGTCGCTAACTTCGCTTATGCAGACAACGTTGGCTGTGGTCTTGGAACTCAGATCATCACTGAAAAGGACACTGTCCTTATGCAGGTGTTCGCTGTTACGACCAACGGCACATCCGGTAACCAGACTTTCGGTATCACATCCGGAACACTGGGCTGCAAAAAGCCCGCTAAATTCGCTTCCAGCGAAAAAGTAAACATTTTCGTCCAGTCAAACATGGACAGCCTCGCTTTTGACATCGCTAAAGGTCAGGGCGAAACCCTCGACACACTGGCAAGCCTTATGGGTGTTGAAGACACAACAGCTTTCGGTCAGAAACTCCAGGCAAAATTCGATTCCATCTACTCCTCAGCTGACGTTGAGTATGCAGATGTTGTCGATGCCATCTATGCTGAAATCTAA
- a CDS encoding DUF4105 domain-containing protein yields MLKSKTVTFGCAAMRTLLFLSVFFLPFFSSHAQDDLKRISELREWSVLLHYNSGWLSDRSLVDDETFFLSPEGKHDRYAELKELYRQLYENKDGENVACRFPARALFLSEQLGRPADELRLDECSELNEFLQQVGTDKVSIIFPFYQMNGPASMFGHTLLRFDSAEDTSLVSSAVTYAADYNKNDNGIEYAVKGLTGLYAGRTQILAYHEKIKEYDNKNQRDIWEYQLNLTPQETRKAVLHVYEIKGIWSRYYFFDENCSYNLLFIIEAARPDVHLTDQFLWVIPIDTILLLKENGLLGDMTFRPSQSARMLNILKDKESPVYAAAVESLKKGELVDYSGLNDSDKAKLLDFWTEYTIFTNRNLEDRKLYSAKLISVLKKRAAIKEKYDNVVPVPVEPLLGHKTARLKLGVGSTDDGVFQEINWHPAIHMPEDSDEGYLQGSTLAFFDFTARHYKNKTVLSRLSLVDIYSLAPVNELFNPVSWRVNFGLEYSDETDSMSAFFRPSSGKAYRVLGGLVYGLAGLKLQYNPDFEDDHSAAFEIEAGYMVQKGRTKLLLKADHYDTLSGELNRDGELSSQLIRYTGKDSAVSATYSKQIRGEDSFRLAYHIYY; encoded by the coding sequence ATGCTGAAATCTAAGACTGTAACATTCGGGTGCGCAGCAATGCGTACCCTTTTGTTTCTATCTGTTTTTTTTCTTCCCTTTTTCAGTTCACATGCACAGGACGATCTGAAAAGAATCTCAGAACTCAGGGAGTGGTCGGTGCTTCTGCACTATAACTCCGGCTGGCTTTCTGACAGAAGTCTTGTTGACGATGAGACCTTTTTTCTTTCGCCTGAGGGCAAACACGACCGCTATGCGGAACTTAAAGAGCTTTACAGACAGCTTTATGAAAACAAAGACGGCGAAAACGTCGCCTGCCGCTTTCCGGCAAGGGCACTTTTTCTGTCGGAACAGCTTGGCAGGCCTGCGGACGAACTGCGGCTTGACGAATGTTCTGAGCTGAACGAATTTCTTCAGCAGGTGGGAACCGACAAAGTCAGCATAATATTTCCTTTCTACCAGATGAACGGTCCCGCATCCATGTTCGGCCATACCCTTCTCAGGTTCGATTCCGCAGAGGACACCAGTCTGGTTTCGTCCGCTGTAACCTATGCCGCAGACTACAACAAAAACGACAACGGAATAGAATATGCCGTGAAGGGGCTTACGGGGCTTTATGCCGGCCGGACGCAGATTCTGGCATATCACGAGAAGATAAAGGAATATGACAACAAGAATCAGAGGGACATCTGGGAATATCAGCTGAATCTGACACCTCAGGAGACGAGAAAAGCTGTTCTGCACGTATACGAGATAAAGGGAATATGGTCACGCTATTACTTTTTCGATGAGAACTGCTCCTACAACCTCCTGTTTATAATAGAGGCCGCAAGGCCTGATGTGCACCTGACAGATCAGTTTCTCTGGGTCATCCCCATCGACACCATACTGCTTCTGAAAGAGAACGGACTGCTGGGCGATATGACGTTCAGACCTTCGCAGTCGGCCAGAATGCTTAATATTCTGAAAGATAAAGAAAGCCCTGTGTATGCGGCGGCAGTTGAGTCGCTGAAAAAGGGCGAGCTTGTTGACTACAGCGGATTGAACGACAGTGACAAGGCAAAGCTGCTGGATTTCTGGACGGAATACACCATTTTCACCAACAGGAATCTTGAGGATAGGAAACTCTATTCCGCAAAACTGATTTCCGTTCTTAAAAAGCGTGCGGCAATAAAAGAGAAATATGACAATGTTGTTCCCGTGCCTGTTGAGCCTTTGCTGGGGCACAAAACGGCAAGGCTTAAGCTGGGCGTCGGGTCAACTGACGACGGGGTGTTTCAGGAGATAAACTGGCATCCGGCCATACACATGCCCGAAGACAGCGACGAGGGCTACCTGCAGGGTTCGACCCTTGCATTCTTCGATTTCACTGCCAGACACTATAAAAATAAAACGGTTCTCAGCAGGCTGAGCTTGGTTGACATCTATTCCCTTGCGCCCGTTAACGAGCTTTTCAATCCCGTTTCGTGGCGGGTTAACTTCGGGCTGGAATATTCTGACGAAACGGACAGCATGTCCGCATTTTTCAGACCTTCTTCAGGCAAGGCATACAGGGTTTTAGGCGGACTTGTTTATGGGCTGGCCGGGCTGAAACTGCAGTATAATCCTGATTTTGAGGATGATCATTCCGCCGCATTTGAGATTGAGGCCGGATATATGGTTCAGAAGGGCCGGACAAAGCTGCTGCTGAAAGCCGACCACTACGACACCCTTTCGGGAGAGCTGAACCGTGACGGCGAACTTTCATCTCAGCTTATCAGATACACAGGCAAGGACAGCGCAGTATCGGCCACCTATTCAAAACAGATCAGAGGGGAGGACAGTTTCAGGCTGGCTTATCACATCTATTATTAA